In Fusarium fujikuroi IMI 58289 draft genome, chromosome FFUJ_chr02, the genomic stretch CTCTCTGGATGTCCTCGCCAAGGACGGAGGACTCAAGCTGCTCCAGATAACTGACAATGGTTGTGGTATCCAGGTAATGAAATGATCACCCATATGCAGATCCTCAAAACTTACTATTTTAACAGAAAGAAGACTTGGCCATTCTTTGTGAGCGTCACACGACATCTAAAATCACCAGCTTTGAAGATCTGGCAGCCATTGCGACATATGGCTTCAGGGGCGAGGCTCTTGCCAGTATCAGCCACATCGCCCATCTCTCCGTGACCACCAAGACGAAAGACTCAGACTTGGCATGGAGGGCCCATTATCTTGATGGGAAGCTTGCTCCGGCAAAGCCTGGCCAGTCCGCAGAGCCCAAAGGTGTTGCAGGTCGCCCTGGGACACAAATCACAGTGGAAGACCTATTCTATAATATACCGACTCGAAGAAGAGCCTTTCGTTCGCCGGCTGATGAGTTCAACAAGATCATTGATATGGTCGGTCGGTACGCTGTGCACTGCAAAGGCGTTGGATTCGCTTGCAAGAAGGCAGGCGAAGCCTCCACAAATCTATCGATACAAGCTCAGGCAACTGTCATTGATCGCATTCGTCAAATCCACGGTAGCGCCGTGGCTAACGAGCTTTTGGAGTTCTCAGTCGCTGAAGACCGTTGGGGTTTCAAAGCTGAGGGTCTCACAACCAACGCAAATTACTCTGTCAAAAAGACAACACTTCTGCTATTCATCAACCATCGATGTGTAGAATCAACCCACATAAAGAAGGCAATCGAGCAAACCTATGCTAATTTCTTGCCTAAGAACGGCCATCCATTCATCTACCTTAGTCTTGAAATCGAACCAGCACGGGTGGATGTCAACGTTCATCCAACAAAGAGAGAGGTTCACTTTCTCAACGAAGATGAGATAATTCAATCTATATGTGAGCATATTGAGTCTAAACTTGCTGCAGTGGATACAAGCCGGACGTTCATGACACagactcttcttcctggTGCAAAAGTAATCGATTCCCCCCCACAAACAGAAAGTGACGGCACGCCGAGTCGAAGAACTCCGGCATCAAAGAAGCGAAGATACTCGAATGACCTAGTGAGGACGGATACAACTGAGCGGAAGATTACATCCATGTTTGCCCGAGCTGGCCCAAGCGAGTCGACTGGCTCTATTGACCACACAGCGGATACAAGTGCTGCCCCTGAAGCTCAGGAATACGAGATAGTCGACCGCGAACTGGTGCAATGCCGACTGAACAGCGTGAAAAAGTTGAGAGATGAAGTCAGGGAAGATATACACCACGATCTGACCGAGATATTTTCCAATCATACTTTCGTCGGTATCGTGGATGAGCAAAGACGGCTGGCAGCGATCCAAGGCGACGTCAAACTGTATCTGATCGATTACGGCCGAACTTGCTACGAGTATTTCTACCAACTGGCCCTTACAGATTTTGGTAATTTTGGTGCCATCAAGTTCAACCCCTCATTGGACCTTCGCGAGCTACTTCAAGGCGCAGCCGAAATGGAGAAGTTATCTATAACCTCACCGGAGGATGATTTCGAAGTCGAAACCTTGGTAGACCGGGTAGCAGATCAGCTCATTGAGCGTCGCGAGATGCTTCTTGAGTACTTCTCCCTCGAGATATCACCTGCTGGCGAACTAGTTTCATTACCACTACTATTGAAGGGATACACACCACCTCTCGTTAAACTCCCTCGTTTCCTCCTCCGCCTTGGCCCTAGTGTTGACTGGACTGAGGAGAAGGCCTGCTTTGACTCTTTCATACGGGAACTAGCCACCTTTTACGTTCCAGAACAATTGCCAAGTTTGCCTGGTGATGCAGACAGTATTCGTGAGGAGGATATCCCAGAAGAGTTGCGGGCAAGGCGGCAACACATCAGACACGCTATTGAGCATGTCTTCTTTCCAGCATTTAAAGCAAGATTGGTAGCGACCAAGTCGCTGATGGAAGATGGAGTTCTGGAGGTTGCAAATCTGAAAGGCCTCTATCGGGTTTTTGAACGGTGTTAAGAGAGGCCAGTTTGTTCTAGATGTGGGATGTAGTGGTGGTATGTCATTTCGGGACTGCTAAGATTTTGAGATCAATAGTTTTAGGGGCGTTGGTGCAAGGTACTGGGACCAATCTAAAGGCACCAAGGATATATTCAGTACAATAACAGTTCAAAGATTCACAGGGGACGTATGGTAGGTACCATGGGCAAAGAAATGGAGGTAAATCAGAAATGGATCCAATGTCTATAGACTTGTGTCTAGAAAAATCAAGTGCTTTTATTTAACCAATTATGCCTGGGGCTTGTTCTTTCTTTTGTATGTCAAGAAACGATTCAAGTTCAACACGGCCTCATCGGCGCGCAGACGAAGCTCGCTGTTGGCACGCTTATCAATGCTCTTGATCATAGTTCGCACCTTGGGAACTGTCTCATCAAGGTGCTTCAGGAAGTTGTTGTTCCAGAAAACCTCCTTGTCGTATGAATAACCTTCATCAGCATAGATGTCAAAGACCTGGTTGAGGGCCTCAACTGCGTCGGCAGTTGGTGTCTCGGGAAGACCAGCGAGGAGAGTAACCAAGAAAGTACCGATATCGCGATTTCGGTCAATAGGTGCGGGATCGAGGGCCAGCTGGCCGAGGACTCCGATACACTTGACGCTGAGGGACTGGAAGGGATCCTCCAAGTTCTGGGCAACAGGTGAACCCTTTGTGGCCTGGTAGAGGGCGATGAAGCGGCGGTGCTCATCAGCGAAAGGTGTGTTGGGCCTGCCTCGCAGAGAGCGGGCAACACCCCAGGCAAGACTGGTGACATGAGTCGCGAGGTCGATGTCAGCAGTGTCAGTCGCGAGAATAGGAGCGATGACCTGGGTCCACAGAGCGCGGCCAACGGGGTCCCAGGCATTTTGAATCGGTGCGTTGTGAAGGTCAGAGAAGTCGATGAGGGAGACAGACCAGGCAATGTTGTTGAGAGCGGAAAGGGCGTGGCCTTGCAAGCGAAGGGAAGCATCATCGGTGGGGGAGAGGGATGCTATACGGATGAGCTCAGGAAGGGCGTTGTCGATGAAAGTCTTGAGGATGGGAAGATCATCGATGTTACTGTCTTCCTCGTTTCTGTCCGCACCGGTAACCATCTCCATGTCGGCTTCcagctcatcgtcatccatctcgtcatcatcttcctcgcctccctcctcctcgccgtCAGAGATCTCTTCGTCTGCATCgcccatctcttcatcatccttgacgtcgggcttctcctccttccgGGGTTCGGCTTCGGCTGATGTGTTTAATGTTGTTCCAATAGAGGCTAAAATCTCGAGGGCGAGCTGCTGATACTCGACGGGGTTGGCCCAGCCCACGGCGTCGGTCATTTGGCCTGGCTCAAATGTCTTGAGAGCCTGTGAAAGAGTGGGGATGAGAAGTGAGTTGTCAGCTCCAAGAGCAATGTCCTGGCCGTCGAGGGAGGAAAAGAGATTGTGGAGGACACCACATGCAAGGACGCCATCGCTGTTGGCGGTCTTGCGCAGGGACAGCAAAGTACCATAAGTGCGGTACTCCTTGGAGTTGACGACCTTATCAGATAGCTCTTCGTTGTCTTCACAGAGGATCATGAGACAAGCCAGAGCATCGCTTCTTAGTGAGACAATATCAGGGTTGCTGGCGAGCTCATCTGAAGTGAGTAGCAAGAGGAAGCGagtgatggtggtgttgcgGGAGATGGCCTCAAGGATGtcgtcttgagcttctgcgAGAGCAGTAAGGAGAGAAATTAGTGACGAAGCAATGCTAAGAATGGTAGCTTGTTCGGGCTTTGACCGTTTTTGAAATTCGAGGTCCTTGGAGAGGAGCATCTCGGTGATCTGTGAGTGTTAGCATGTGAACCATGTTGGAGGAGTAAATACACTCACAGATTTAGCAGCAAACTCGATAGCAGTGAGAATATCGACACGATAAAGATGGACACAGAAGtcaggctcctcctcctgcgcAAGGATCCTCAGAATACCCCAACCAGCAGCACGGCTCTCGAGAGCAGCATCGGTGAGTGTCTGGGTAGTGATGGTATGAACAATCTGCTCACGCAGAAGCAACTTTCGGCACTTCTCATCCTGGATAATGTTTGAGATGGcggaagcagcagcagagcgAGACTTGGGGTCGGCACTCTTGAGGTCGTTGATGACTGGGAGAATCTTTGACTCTCGAAGAGCAGCAAGTTCAGGGTCTGAAGGAGGTTTGACGGTCTTTGCGATAGGGTCTTTACGGGCCGCGTGGCCACGGGCTCTTCGAGATTTTCCCATTGTGGTATTATATGTTGTCAGAGAataaaagatagttattGTGTAAGTTTCACTGCGAACTGAGAGGCGGCTAAAAATTTACATGAATACTTGACGGCGAATTGGATCGTGCCCCACCATGAAAAATGTCCCGAGTTAAGCCTGACAAGGATTGTTTTAGACTCGGAGGCCACATGAATATGATTACTTGAAGTATATCGATCAGTGGCAGTTACCATCCAAATAATGGAAGTACTAATACATATCGTTCTGGCCATGTAAATATCATCTAGGTACGCTTGATCGAATACTTCGCTCTTCCAttcttctccctcctcaTTTGCTTTGTTTCTGGAGGTGATGGTTTCGATATGGAGCAGTCTCATGAGGGTCGTTATACATGATGTTATTAATAAGCATCGATATTACTATCATGAAACCTTCTGGTTGCCCAGAGACATGGAAACCTAAAACTGTTTGCAGTAATTGGACCTATCGCTGTGATACTGAATTTAGGTTAGTTAGCCCAAAGGGACCTGAAGCTCACTGgcagctacctacctacttactACCAACCAAACTGCAACAGTGACGAGACAAGCACGAGCCACGCTGTTCTAAGGTCTTGTCCTG encodes the following:
- a CDS encoding related to DNA mismatch repair protein — protein: MAADADVDMGGAPTASDDILNVPPSGTKRNADGQPIENSPAKSDAPRRIRALDPNVVNKIAAGEIIVAPVHALKELIENAVDAGATSLDVLAKDGGLKLLQITDNGCGIQKEDLAILCERHTTSKITSFEDLAAIATYGFRGEALASISHIAHLSVTTKTKDSDLAWRAHYLDGKLAPAKPGQSAEPKGVAGRPGTQITVEDLFYNIPTRRRAFRSPADEFNKIIDMVGRYAVHCKGVGFACKKAGEASTNLSIQAQATVIDRIRQIHGSAVANELLEFSVAEDRWGFKAEGLTTNANYSVKKTTLLLFINHRCVESTHIKKAIEQTYANFLPKNGHPFIYLSLEIEPARVDVNVHPTKREVHFLNEDEIIQSICEHIESKLAAVDTSRTFMTQTLLPGAKVIDSPPQTESDGTPSRRTPASKKRRYSNDLVRTDTTERKITSMFARAGPSESTGSIDHTADTSAAPEAQEYEIVDRELVQCRLNSVKKLRDEVREDIHHDLTEIFSNHTFVGIVDEQRRLAAIQGDVKLYLIDYGRTCYEYFYQLALTDFGNFGAIKFNPSLDLRELLQGAAEMEKLSITSPEDDFEVETLVDRVADQLIERREMLLEYFSLEISPAGELVSLPLLLKGYTPPLVKLPRFLLRLGPSVDWTEEKACFDSFIRELATFYVPEQLPSLPGDADSIREEDIPEELRARRQHIRHAIEHVFFPAFKARLVATKSLMEDGVLEVANLKGLYRVFERC